From one Deltaproteobacteria bacterium genomic stretch:
- a CDS encoding Zn-ribbon domain-containing OB-fold protein: protein MGYKKPLPKPNADTRPFWEGCKAHQLRFQKCSQCGHLRWPPSVICPICHSSQTQWVVASGKGRVYSFAVYHVAFHPAFEDEIPYVTAVVELSEGPCILTNIVGCSPPEVRCDMPVEVVWDDVTDEFSLPKFRPASGT from the coding sequence ATGGGATATAAAAAGCCTCTGCCCAAACCCAACGCAGACACAAGACCCTTCTGGGAGGGGTGTAAAGCGCACCAGCTCAGATTCCAGAAATGCAGCCAGTGCGGGCACCTGAGGTGGCCCCCCTCAGTCATATGTCCTATCTGCCATTCATCCCAAACGCAGTGGGTGGTCGCAAGCGGGAAGGGCCGTGTCTATAGCTTTGCGGTCTACCACGTCGCCTTTCACCCGGCCTTTGAAGATGAGATCCCATATGTGACGGCCGTTGTGGAGCTTTCAGAAGGACCCTGTATCCTCACAAATATCGTCGGATGTAGCCCCCCAGAGGTGCGGTGTGACATGCCCGTAGAAGTTGTTTGGGACGATGTCACCGATGAATTCAGCCTCCCGAAATTCAGACCGGCCTCAGGCACGTAA